A window of Gimesia sp. genomic DNA:
TCAGGGTTCTACCTGGATCAGTTTACCATAAATGGACTGAAACGTAATCCAGCCGTTGATCCGGCCGATGTTATTGCCGATCTGGAAGCGTTTGCCCTGTATGGCTTTGATCAGATGCAGGTACTGACTGCCATTCACTTTACAGAGCACGATGTCTCCCTTCTGGAGCTCATCTTCCAGAACGGGGGCGACCGTGCAGAGTTGCCCGGATTCGATTTTCCCTTTCATGGAATTACCCCGTGGACGGAAAGAGACGGTCTCACCTGCCTGCAGTTGTTCAATG
This region includes:
- a CDS encoding S24 family peptidase, yielding MNHSSTCKRCLTCRPGCNKGEPPIGWATHYIEQLQAGETVSFRPRGNSMKGKIESGQLCTVAPVLEDELQKGDIVLCKVNGSQYLHLIKAIQGKRFQIGNNIGRINGWITFQSIYGKLIQVEP